One Amorphoplanes digitatis genomic window carries:
- a CDS encoding NAD(P)/FAD-dependent oxidoreductase, whose product MDPPLSASYWLAAAHEPAAARSPLPGDRDVDVAIVGGGYTGLWTAYYLARADPGLRIAVLEAEYAGFGASGRNGGWCSGLFPVPVSALARRHGRDAAVAMHRALAASVDEVGRAAAAEGIDCSFAKGGTVALARSAAQLRRAEASAREAEEYGLDVRLLDAAAAAGICGATGVRGGTFSPDCASLQPATLVRGLATAVERGGVAIYEGTRALRLSRGSVVTDHGTVRADVVVRALEGYTSGLAGHRHALAPVYSLMIATEPLPPSAWERIGLARRETFTDYRHLIVYGQRTADDRLAFGGRGAPYHFGSRVRPAYDREPAVFDALRRALADLFGVSMPVEYRWGGPLGIPRDWMPSVGLRDGVAWAGGYVGDGVAAANLAGRTLADLITGAGTDLTGLPWVGHRSRRWEPEPLRWLGINSVRHATALRDRLERARP is encoded by the coding sequence CTGGACCCACCTCTGAGCGCGTCGTACTGGCTGGCCGCCGCGCACGAGCCGGCGGCCGCCCGGTCGCCGCTGCCCGGCGACCGCGACGTCGACGTCGCGATCGTCGGCGGCGGGTACACCGGGCTGTGGACCGCGTACTACCTGGCGCGCGCCGACCCGGGCCTGCGGATCGCGGTGCTGGAGGCCGAGTACGCGGGCTTCGGCGCGTCGGGCCGCAACGGCGGCTGGTGCTCCGGGCTGTTCCCGGTGCCGGTGAGCGCGCTGGCCCGCCGGCACGGGCGCGACGCCGCCGTGGCCATGCACCGCGCGCTGGCCGCGAGCGTGGACGAGGTGGGCCGGGCGGCCGCGGCGGAGGGCATCGACTGCTCCTTCGCCAAGGGCGGGACGGTGGCGCTGGCCCGCTCGGCCGCCCAGCTGCGCCGGGCCGAGGCTTCCGCGCGCGAGGCCGAGGAGTACGGCCTGGACGTGCGGCTGCTGGACGCCGCTGCGGCGGCGGGCATCTGCGGCGCGACCGGCGTCCGCGGCGGAACCTTCAGCCCGGACTGCGCCTCGCTACAGCCCGCGACCCTGGTCCGCGGCCTGGCCACGGCGGTCGAGCGCGGCGGCGTCGCGATCTACGAGGGCACCCGGGCGCTGCGGCTGTCGCGCGGGTCGGTGGTCACCGACCACGGCACGGTACGCGCGGACGTCGTGGTCCGCGCCCTGGAGGGCTACACCTCCGGGCTGGCCGGGCACCGGCACGCGCTGGCGCCGGTGTACTCGCTGATGATCGCCACCGAGCCGCTGCCGCCGTCGGCGTGGGAGCGGATCGGGCTGGCCCGGCGGGAGACGTTCACCGACTATCGGCACCTGATCGTCTACGGTCAGCGCACCGCCGACGACCGGCTCGCGTTCGGCGGGCGGGGCGCGCCGTACCACTTCGGGTCGCGGGTGCGCCCGGCGTACGACCGGGAGCCGGCGGTCTTCGACGCGCTGCGCCGGGCCCTGGCCGACCTGTTCGGCGTGTCCATGCCGGTCGAGTACCGGTGGGGCGGGCCGCTGGGCATCCCCCGGGACTGGATGCCCTCGGTAGGGCTCCGCGACGGCGTCGCCTGGGCCGGCGGCTACGTCGGCGACGGCGTCGCGGCGGCCAACCTGGCCGGCCGGACGCTCGCCGACCTGATCACCGGCGCCGGCACCGACCTGACCGGGCTGCCCTGGGTCGGGCACCGGTCCCGGCGCTGGGAACCGGAGCCGCTGCGCTGGCTGGGCATCAACTCCGTCCGGCACGCGACCGCCCTGCGCGACCGGCTGGAACGCGCCCGTCCTTAG
- a CDS encoding BNR repeat-containing protein, translating to MKRFMLAVVLLLATLLAGTPALAAAPSVTQTSVTVLTTTGRTALTYTGYMNGESFQQDGITTVAGWQYTAFWDQSGYVNLSRRKLPSGAWQNLRLTDYATTSTDSHNTISIGVSRQDGTLHLAFDMHSSALRYRRSVAGLATSPDTAAWQASSFGAVRTTLTGAAMPALTYPQFLTTPAGKLQLALRTGTSGAGDEVLYEYASGAWTLVGRFIDGTTADNNAYLFGLEYDSTGLLHATWTVRETSNASTNHDLFYAYSRDDGRTWRNNAGTVVATTGSTPLISDSAGLRVWSIGQNRGLINQESQVVDAAGIVHVLASHLPAAAASNADFTAARESAVLVHYWRDKASKVWHQTYTPFLERSSRGDIGVDAGDNLYVASGDSSTRKLHIETASKASGWTDWTLRYTSAAIYYSDPLIDHERLRGLGVLSIFAPRYGGSQIDVQDWTVRP from the coding sequence ATGAAACGTTTCATGCTCGCCGTTGTCCTCCTGCTCGCCACCCTCCTGGCGGGCACGCCCGCGCTGGCGGCGGCGCCGTCGGTGACACAGACCTCGGTCACCGTGCTCACCACGACGGGCCGGACCGCGCTGACCTACACCGGTTACATGAACGGCGAGTCCTTCCAGCAGGACGGCATCACCACGGTCGCCGGCTGGCAGTACACGGCGTTCTGGGACCAGAGCGGCTACGTCAACCTGTCCCGGCGCAAGCTGCCGTCCGGCGCCTGGCAGAACCTGCGGCTCACCGACTACGCGACCACCTCGACCGACTCGCACAACACCATCAGCATCGGCGTCTCCCGGCAGGACGGCACGCTGCACCTCGCCTTCGACATGCACTCCTCGGCGCTGCGCTACCGCAGGTCGGTCGCCGGGCTGGCCACCTCGCCGGACACCGCGGCCTGGCAGGCGAGCAGCTTCGGCGCCGTGCGGACGACGCTGACCGGCGCGGCCATGCCCGCGCTGACCTACCCGCAGTTCCTCACCACCCCGGCCGGCAAGCTGCAACTCGCCCTGCGGACCGGCACCAGCGGCGCCGGCGACGAGGTGCTCTACGAGTACGCGTCCGGCGCGTGGACCCTCGTCGGCCGGTTCATCGACGGCACCACGGCCGACAACAACGCCTACCTGTTCGGCCTCGAGTACGACTCGACGGGCCTGCTGCACGCCACGTGGACGGTCCGCGAGACCTCGAACGCGAGCACCAACCACGACCTGTTCTACGCGTACAGCCGGGACGACGGGCGCACCTGGCGCAACAACGCCGGAACGGTCGTCGCGACGACCGGCAGCACGCCGCTGATCTCCGACTCGGCCGGCCTGCGGGTCTGGTCCATCGGCCAGAACCGCGGCCTGATCAACCAGGAGTCCCAGGTCGTCGACGCGGCCGGGATCGTGCACGTGCTGGCGTCGCACCTGCCCGCGGCGGCCGCGTCCAATGCGGACTTCACCGCCGCCCGGGAGAGCGCCGTGCTGGTGCACTACTGGCGGGACAAGGCGTCGAAGGTGTGGCACCAGACCTACACGCCGTTCCTGGAGCGGTCCAGCCGCGGTGACATCGGCGTCGACGCCGGCGACAACCTCTACGTCGCCAGCGGGGACTCCTCGACCCGCAAGCTGCACATCGAGACCGCGTCGAAGGCCTCCGGCTGGACGGACTGGACGCTGCGGTACACCTCGGCGGCGATCTACTACTCCGACCCGCTGATCGACCACGAGCGGCTGCGCGGCCTCGGCGTGCTGAGCATCTTCGCCCCGCGCTACGGCGGCAGTCAGATCGACGTGCAGGACTGGACGGTCCGCCCCTGA
- a CDS encoding Lrp/AsnC family transcriptional regulator translates to MTDLALDDVNKQIIEHLQRDGRMSYAGLAKIIGLSEAAVRQRVQRLLDGGMMQIVAVTDPLMLGFARQAMVGVKVTGDLRPVAEALAQIPEVDYVVYCAGGYDLLVELVCTDDEHLLTLLNDSIRAVPGVTGTETFMYLKLAKQTYAWGTR, encoded by the coding sequence GTGACGGACCTGGCCCTGGACGATGTCAACAAGCAGATCATCGAGCACCTGCAACGCGACGGACGCATGTCCTACGCCGGGCTCGCCAAGATCATCGGGTTGTCGGAGGCGGCCGTCCGGCAGCGCGTACAACGCCTGCTCGACGGAGGCATGATGCAGATCGTCGCGGTCACCGACCCGCTGATGCTGGGCTTCGCCCGGCAGGCGATGGTCGGCGTCAAGGTGACCGGCGACCTGCGCCCGGTGGCCGAGGCCCTCGCCCAGATACCCGAGGTCGACTACGTCGTCTACTGCGCCGGCGGCTACGACCTGCTCGTCGAGCTCGTCTGCACCGACGACGAGCACCTGCTGACGCTGCTCAACGACTCCATCCGTGCGGTGCCGGGCGTCACCGGAACGGAGACATTCATGTACCTGAAGCTCGCCAAGCAGACCTACGCGTGGGGGACCCGATGA
- a CDS encoding aspartate aminotransferase family protein has translation MTEELSAAARDHLWMHFTRMSSYTGAGAAEVPVIVRGSGPYIWDQQGRRYLDGLSGLFVVQAGHGRTELAEAASKQASELAYFPLWSYAHPTAVELAERLAALAPGDLNRVFFTTGGSEAVESAWKLARSYFKLTGKPMKTKAISRTIAYHGTTMGALSLTGLPLIKQEFEPLVPGALKVPNTNYYRRPDESMSEEQFGIWAADRIAEAIEFEGPDTVACVFLEPVQNAGGCFPPPPGYFQRVREICDRYDVLLVSDEVICAFGRLGEYFGSARYGYTPDIITCAKGLTSGYVPLGAMIASERLVEPFLTGANSFSHGITFGGHPVASAVALANLDIFEREDLNGHVRANSALFRSYLDRLTDLPIVGDVRGDGYFFGIELVKDKATKATFDADESERLLRGFLSRALFESGLYCRADDRGDPVIQLAPPLICEEQHFAEIEQALRSVLTEAWTHL, from the coding sequence ATGACCGAAGAACTCTCCGCCGCCGCCCGGGACCATCTGTGGATGCACTTCACCCGGATGTCCTCATACACCGGCGCCGGCGCCGCCGAGGTGCCGGTCATCGTGCGCGGCTCCGGGCCGTACATCTGGGACCAGCAGGGCCGCCGCTACCTGGACGGGCTCTCCGGCCTGTTCGTGGTGCAGGCCGGGCACGGCCGCACCGAGCTGGCCGAGGCCGCCTCCAAGCAGGCCTCGGAGCTCGCCTACTTCCCGCTCTGGTCCTACGCGCACCCGACCGCGGTCGAGCTGGCCGAGCGGCTCGCCGCGCTGGCGCCCGGCGACCTGAACCGGGTCTTCTTCACCACCGGCGGCTCCGAGGCCGTCGAGAGCGCGTGGAAGCTGGCCCGCAGCTACTTCAAGCTGACCGGCAAGCCGATGAAGACCAAGGCGATCTCGCGGACCATCGCGTACCACGGCACCACAATGGGCGCGCTGTCGCTCACCGGCCTGCCGCTGATCAAGCAGGAGTTCGAGCCGCTCGTGCCGGGCGCGCTGAAGGTGCCGAACACCAACTACTACCGGCGCCCCGACGAGTCCATGAGCGAGGAGCAGTTCGGCATCTGGGCCGCGGACCGCATCGCCGAGGCCATCGAGTTCGAGGGCCCGGACACGGTGGCCTGCGTGTTCCTCGAGCCGGTGCAGAACGCCGGCGGCTGCTTCCCGCCGCCGCCCGGCTACTTCCAGCGGGTCCGCGAGATCTGCGACCGCTACGACGTGCTGCTCGTCTCCGACGAGGTGATCTGCGCGTTCGGCCGGCTCGGCGAGTACTTCGGCTCGGCCCGCTACGGCTACACCCCCGACATCATCACCTGCGCCAAGGGCCTGACCTCCGGGTACGTCCCGCTGGGCGCGATGATCGCGTCCGAGCGCCTGGTCGAGCCGTTCCTGACCGGCGCGAACTCGTTCTCGCACGGCATCACGTTCGGCGGGCACCCGGTGGCGTCCGCGGTCGCCCTGGCCAACCTCGACATCTTCGAGCGCGAGGACCTCAACGGCCACGTCCGGGCGAACTCGGCGCTGTTCCGGTCCTACCTGGACCGGCTGACCGACCTGCCGATCGTCGGCGACGTCCGCGGCGACGGCTACTTCTTCGGCATCGAGCTGGTCAAGGACAAGGCCACCAAGGCCACGTTCGACGCCGACGAGTCCGAGCGGCTGCTGCGCGGCTTCCTGTCCCGCGCGCTGTTCGAGAGCGGGCTGTACTGCCGCGCCGACGACCGCGGCGACCCGGTCATCCAGCTCGCTCCCCCGCTGATCTGCGAGGAGCAGCACTTCGCCGAGATCGAGCAGGCGCTGCGCTCGGTGCTCACCGAGGCCTGGACCCACCTCTGA
- a CDS encoding tetratricopeptide repeat-containing diguanylate cyclase codes for MNAVSEASIAGRDLDAELTALEDRFGADTETVLARSEQIELAARALPDEAVQVRARLLQANMHRRAGDVARAARMCWEANSWADERAHRPLLARSHQMLSAVYDNLGDTATGLEHALRAVEFLDDDTPPRLRAVMLVKLADDLAMAGSPDAARERYRQAEEIALGLADTAMLVTVLNNFAYAEYLAGDFERAWAAMERLRETTDRAGQRLTPDAVDTLARIEIALGRHGDAARTARANVAEQAAGGGDDIDSMAEFLLTLAVAQRHLGDTAQAQDSLDECAVLCRERDLAGIGVRVLQEQAELHAARGEFARAFAAHKEYHAAEQRLVSRERAAQARTRHAMFETAEARREAERFREQARRDPLTGLHNRRYVDEQLPALLARTPAVVAIADLDHFKRINDQCSHQIGDRVLVAVAGLLLEAAAAPGFAARLGGEEFLVVIAGPDDAGAALRLDELRRAVAEHDWAPLTGGLPVTVSLGVATAALGSDPSPVLARADRALYAAKHGGRNRVSVAAH; via the coding sequence ATGAACGCTGTGAGTGAGGCCTCGATCGCCGGGCGCGACCTGGATGCGGAACTGACCGCGCTGGAGGACCGCTTCGGGGCGGACACCGAGACGGTGCTGGCCCGCTCCGAGCAGATCGAGCTCGCCGCACGCGCGCTGCCGGACGAGGCGGTGCAGGTCCGCGCCCGGCTGTTGCAGGCCAACATGCACCGGCGCGCCGGCGACGTTGCCCGGGCCGCCCGGATGTGCTGGGAGGCCAACAGCTGGGCCGACGAGCGCGCGCACCGGCCGCTGCTGGCCCGCAGCCATCAGATGCTGTCCGCGGTCTACGACAACCTCGGCGACACCGCGACCGGGCTCGAACACGCGCTGCGCGCCGTCGAGTTCCTCGACGACGACACCCCGCCGCGGCTGCGGGCCGTGATGCTGGTGAAGCTGGCCGACGACCTGGCCATGGCCGGCTCGCCGGACGCCGCCCGCGAGCGGTACCGGCAGGCCGAGGAGATCGCGCTGGGCCTGGCGGACACCGCCATGCTGGTGACGGTGCTCAACAACTTCGCGTACGCGGAGTACCTCGCCGGCGACTTCGAGCGGGCCTGGGCCGCCATGGAGCGGCTGCGCGAGACCACCGACCGGGCCGGGCAGCGGCTCACCCCGGACGCGGTGGACACACTCGCGCGCATCGAGATCGCCCTGGGCCGGCACGGCGACGCGGCCCGCACCGCCCGCGCGAACGTTGCGGAGCAGGCGGCCGGCGGCGGGGACGACATCGACTCGATGGCCGAGTTCCTGCTCACCCTCGCCGTGGCGCAACGCCACCTGGGCGACACCGCGCAGGCGCAGGACAGCCTCGACGAGTGTGCCGTCCTGTGCCGCGAGCGCGACCTCGCCGGCATCGGCGTACGGGTGTTGCAGGAGCAGGCGGAGCTGCACGCCGCGCGCGGGGAGTTCGCGCGCGCGTTCGCGGCGCACAAGGAGTACCACGCGGCCGAGCAGCGCCTGGTGTCGCGGGAGCGGGCGGCACAGGCCCGCACCCGGCACGCGATGTTCGAGACCGCGGAGGCCCGGCGCGAGGCCGAGCGGTTCCGCGAGCAGGCCCGGCGTGATCCGCTGACCGGCCTGCACAACCGCCGGTACGTCGACGAGCAGCTGCCGGCGCTGCTGGCGCGGACGCCGGCCGTCGTGGCGATCGCCGACCTGGACCACTTCAAGCGGATCAACGACCAGTGCTCGCACCAGATCGGCGACCGGGTGCTGGTCGCGGTCGCCGGGCTGCTGCTCGAGGCCGCCGCGGCGCCGGGCTTCGCGGCCCGGCTCGGCGGCGAGGAGTTCCTGGTCGTGATCGCCGGACCGGACGACGCCGGCGCGGCGCTGCGGCTCGATGAGCTGCGCCGCGCGGTGGCCGAGCACGACTGGGCACCGCTGACCGGCGGCCTGCCGGTGACGGTCAGCCTCGGCGTCGCGACGGCCGCGCTGGGCAGCGATCCGTCGCCCGTGCTGGCCCGGGCCGACCGCGCCCTGTACGCCGCGAAGCACGGCGGCCGCAACCGGGTGAGCGTCGCCGCGCATTGA
- a CDS encoding glycoside hydrolase family 43 protein, producing the protein MHRRILAAALSGLAAGAAWVGLSENPAAAAGPAPHYLMTAFTNSSESNMYVYDSSNATDYSLIRANAYTPPSGLIRDPSVMRHTDGYYYIVYTTNWTGNTIGFARSADHVNWTFLRNVTVGLNGSTGSTWAPEWFKDTDGSIHVIFSASTAGTAGQFQPYRITATSADLSTWSSRAAIGIPANHIDTFVVRSGGTYHAFVKNETTKYIEHATAASLTGPWTFTGTGNWAGWGSGLEGPALVQLPSGAWRLYFDQYGAGRYYYADSTDLNTWSAKTELPGLSGTVRHFTVLRENVGDSTAVPTGNRSLRSANFTDRYVRHRDNLGYIDPLSSASSTADRQSATFTVGAGLANGNCYSLQSINPTGRYLRHYNNRLVLAANDGTATFRNDATFCGRAGLSGTGTTSFESYNYPGFYIRHYNYELRIDRNDGSATLRADASFTVTTPLA; encoded by the coding sequence GTGCACCGACGAATCCTGGCCGCCGCCCTGAGCGGCCTGGCGGCCGGCGCTGCCTGGGTCGGGCTGAGCGAAAACCCCGCCGCCGCGGCCGGCCCCGCACCGCACTACCTGATGACCGCGTTCACCAACTCCAGCGAGTCCAACATGTACGTCTACGACTCGTCGAACGCCACGGACTACAGCCTGATCCGGGCGAACGCCTACACGCCGCCGTCCGGGCTGATCCGCGACCCGAGCGTCATGCGGCACACCGACGGCTACTACTACATCGTCTACACCACCAACTGGACCGGTAACACGATCGGCTTCGCCCGCAGCGCCGACCACGTGAACTGGACGTTCCTGCGCAACGTCACCGTCGGGCTCAACGGCTCGACGGGCAGCACCTGGGCGCCGGAGTGGTTCAAGGACACCGACGGCAGCATCCACGTCATCTTCTCCGCGTCGACCGCGGGCACGGCGGGGCAGTTCCAGCCGTACCGGATCACCGCGACCAGCGCCGACCTCTCCACCTGGAGCTCGCGTGCGGCGATCGGCATCCCGGCGAACCACATCGACACGTTCGTCGTGCGCTCCGGCGGCACCTACCACGCGTTCGTCAAGAACGAGACCACCAAGTACATCGAGCACGCGACGGCGGCGTCGCTCACCGGGCCGTGGACCTTCACCGGTACGGGCAACTGGGCCGGCTGGGGCTCCGGGCTCGAGGGCCCGGCGCTCGTGCAGCTCCCGTCGGGCGCCTGGCGGCTCTACTTCGACCAGTACGGCGCGGGCCGCTACTACTACGCGGACAGCACCGACCTGAACACCTGGTCGGCGAAGACCGAGCTGCCCGGGCTCTCCGGCACCGTCCGGCACTTCACCGTGCTGCGCGAGAACGTCGGCGACAGCACCGCCGTGCCGACCGGCAACCGGTCGCTGCGCTCGGCGAACTTCACCGACCGCTACGTGCGCCACCGCGACAACCTGGGCTACATCGACCCGCTGAGCTCGGCGAGCAGCACCGCCGACCGGCAGTCCGCGACGTTCACCGTCGGCGCCGGCCTGGCCAACGGCAACTGCTACTCGTTGCAGTCGATCAACCCGACCGGCCGCTACCTGCGCCACTACAACAACCGCCTGGTGCTGGCCGCGAACGACGGCACGGCGACGTTCCGCAATGACGCCACCTTCTGCGGCCGTGCCGGCCTGTCCGGCACCGGGACGACCTCGTTCGAGTCGTACAACTACCCGGGCTTCTACATCCGGCACTACAACTACGAGCTGCGCATCGACCGCAACGACGGCAGCGCCACCCTCCGGGCGGACGCCTCCTTCACCGTCACGACGCCGCTCGCCTAG